A portion of the Bacteroides faecium genome contains these proteins:
- a CDS encoding phosphatase PAP2 family protein, with protein MALDLFKRVETRKGLFAVEKITLIYNLLTSILILFLFQRMDHPWHMLLDRAMIAAMTFLLMYLYRLAPCKFSAFVRIVIQMSLLSYWYPDTFEFNRFFPNLDHVFATAEQFIFNGQPAIWFCHTFPHLLVSEAFNMGYFFYYPMMLIVALFYFIYRFEWFEKMSFVLVTSFFIYYLIYIFVPVAGPQFYFPAIGFDNVSKGIFPAIGDYFNHNQELLPGPGYQHGFFYSLVEGSQQVGERPTAAFPSSHVGISTILMIMAWRGSKRLFACLIPFYMLLCGATVYIQAHYVIDAIVGFFSAFLLYVVATWMFKKWFAQPMFK; from the coding sequence ATGGCTTTAGACTTATTTAAGCGCGTAGAAACCCGGAAAGGGTTGTTTGCTGTGGAGAAGATTACATTGATTTATAATCTGCTGACTTCCATATTGATTCTGTTCCTGTTTCAGCGGATGGATCATCCATGGCATATGTTGCTGGATAGAGCTATGATTGCTGCGATGACTTTCCTGTTGATGTATCTTTATCGCCTTGCTCCCTGTAAATTCTCGGCGTTTGTGCGTATTGTCATTCAGATGAGTCTGCTTTCCTATTGGTATCCGGATACTTTCGAATTCAACCGCTTCTTTCCGAACTTAGATCATGTCTTTGCCACTGCCGAGCAGTTTATCTTTAACGGGCAGCCTGCTATCTGGTTCTGTCACACATTCCCGCATCTTCTGGTCAGTGAAGCATTTAATATGGGATATTTCTTTTATTACCCGATGATGCTGATTGTGGCGTTATTCTACTTTATTTATAGGTTTGAATGGTTCGAAAAGATGTCTTTTGTACTGGTTACTTCTTTCTTTATATATTACCTGATTTATATATTTGTTCCCGTTGCAGGCCCTCAATTCTACTTTCCTGCCATTGGATTTGATAATGTATCTAAAGGTATTTTCCCTGCCATCGGCGACTATTTCAATCATAATCAGGAATTATTGCCCGGACCGGGATATCAGCACGGATTCTTTTATAGCCTGGTAGAAGGTTCCCAGCAAGTGGGCGAACGTCCTACGGCGGCATTCCCGAGTTCACATGTCGGTATCTCTACTATTCTGATGATTATGGCCTGGCGTGGTAGTAAGAGGTTATTTGCCTGCCTGATTCCTTTCTATATGCTGCTTTGTGGCGCTACTGTGTATATCCAGGCGCATTATGTCATTGATGCTATCGTAGGATTCTTCTCTGCGTTCTTGCTGTATGTGGTGGCGACTTGGATGTTCAAGAAGTGGTTTGCGCAACCGATGTTCAAATAA
- a CDS encoding energy transducer TonB, with amino-acid sequence MKKIAVLLWMIVLAISASAQQFSWPPQTYPSSVPYKVSEEVNYYWSIEQITCIGKGNGGYKFRIKGTAGHDFESNKTVDMFYIVSNNRLVTAGSYFFPKVSKGQKFSFEVVSAFSGYTPADFQGFFIHDKWLSIPKERTSQSSLGTTQNNAIIKLTPEQMTRWRGEGLYGNVKNVTDDKGTSLTFNSIGNIIRYQEGDYTTSYSYTSPRQYTDAGGGFKYEIVFTDSTRKEFDKSPCGPTDEFTFDSQCRVIKHSYFECHGDTKKYFYRDSEKLPFKMTAEARFETGEDFATYIFQYLNVDTHGNWTKRKVTKTIKSVEYSDNGKNKVINSAPETSFETRIITYYPEAATASTAVATRTSQSPSFVGGQAAMKKFFADNAHPRKPAIATAGYGEVIVEFTVNESGEVSSAKLKGRVSVSMDEEALRLVNMMPKWNPGLTDGQPAKMKVQVGLRFFPNQAFRYIKAMLD; translated from the coding sequence ATGAAAAAGATCGCAGTTTTATTATGGATGATTGTATTGGCGATATCGGCTTCTGCGCAGCAGTTTAGTTGGCCGCCGCAAACCTATCCCTCGTCAGTCCCCTATAAAGTATCGGAGGAGGTAAATTATTATTGGAGTATTGAGCAAATCACCTGTATAGGTAAAGGAAATGGCGGCTATAAATTCCGGATTAAGGGAACTGCTGGACATGATTTTGAATCCAATAAGACTGTGGATATGTTCTATATTGTTTCCAATAACCGTCTGGTAACGGCTGGCTCTTACTTTTTTCCAAAAGTTAGTAAAGGCCAAAAGTTCAGTTTTGAGGTTGTCTCTGCTTTTTCCGGATATACTCCGGCTGACTTTCAGGGATTCTTTATTCATGATAAATGGCTGTCTATACCCAAAGAGCGTACTAGTCAGAGCAGTTTGGGGACAACACAGAATAATGCTATAATAAAACTTACCCCTGAACAGATGACCAGATGGAGAGGGGAAGGACTATATGGGAATGTAAAAAATGTCACGGATGACAAGGGTACGTCCCTTACTTTCAATTCGATTGGCAATATTATCCGCTATCAAGAGGGGGATTATACAACTTCTTATTCATATACCAGTCCCAGACAATATACAGATGCTGGTGGCGGATTTAAATATGAAATAGTTTTCACTGATAGTACTCGTAAAGAATTTGATAAATCGCCTTGTGGCCCCACTGACGAATTTACTTTTGATAGCCAATGCAGAGTAATTAAACATTCTTACTTTGAGTGCCACGGAGATACTAAAAAATATTTTTATAGAGATTCCGAGAAACTACCTTTTAAGATGACAGCAGAAGCTAGGTTTGAGACTGGAGAAGATTTTGCGACTTACATATTTCAGTATTTAAACGTTGATACGCATGGAAACTGGACTAAACGGAAAGTAACTAAAACTATCAAGTCTGTAGAGTATTCGGATAATGGTAAAAATAAGGTGATAAATTCTGCTCCCGAAACTTCTTTTGAAACCCGCATTATTACATATTATCCAGAAGCAGCTACCGCTTCCACCGCTGTTGCAACAAGAACCAGTCAATCTCCCTCTTTTGTCGGAGGTCAGGCAGCTATGAAGAAGTTTTTTGCCGATAACGCCCATCCCAGAAAGCCTGCCATAGCAACTGCCGGCTATGGAGAGGTCATTGTTGAATTTACCGTCAATGAAAGCGGGGAAGTATCAAGTGCAAAATTGAAAGGCAGAGTTTCGGTAAGTATGGACGAGGAGGCTTTGCGACTTGTCAATATGATG
- a CDS encoding DUF5683 domain-containing protein, which produces MKSLSFEKIRYTFLIVSIVLGALAPFRVCAQKVLQRSEKLRPAWLANRTPKPGNRTFHYQVTEGEHKTLQDARHSCLLNLSTYIKRTRHISEQAVAEIKLEQENGESSESENYHFSYDIRGERVTVISCKYDEYWEYLLYPNGERIYRCYTLYGIADEANVMFDRLSFSRKYGVRGFVRSLVVPGWGQLYKGNTTKGACILGGEVALITGILVAENLRSSYVKKMHEQPKHLKTYNTKADNWENVRNACIGGAAALYVYNLVDALVANGRKRSIRHKPARLALYLSVGDCNGMTLAVRF; this is translated from the coding sequence ATGAAATCACTTTCTTTTGAAAAGATACGCTACACGTTTCTTATTGTGTCTATAGTGTTGGGAGCTTTGGCTCCCTTTCGGGTTTGTGCCCAGAAGGTTCTGCAACGTTCGGAGAAACTTCGTCCGGCATGGTTGGCGAACCGGACTCCCAAGCCCGGTAACCGGACCTTCCATTATCAGGTAACAGAAGGGGAACATAAGACGTTGCAGGATGCGAGACACAGTTGTCTGCTGAACCTCTCTACCTATATTAAAAGGACACGTCATATCAGTGAGCAGGCTGTCGCAGAGATTAAGCTCGAACAAGAGAATGGAGAATCGTCTGAAAGTGAAAACTATCATTTCTCTTATGATATACGGGGGGAGCGGGTGACGGTAATTTCTTGTAAATATGATGAATACTGGGAATATCTTCTTTATCCCAATGGTGAACGTATTTATCGTTGTTACACTCTTTATGGGATTGCAGATGAAGCAAATGTCATGTTCGACCGCTTATCGTTTAGCAGGAAATATGGAGTGAGGGGATTTGTCCGTTCGCTGGTTGTGCCTGGCTGGGGACAACTTTATAAAGGTAATACGACAAAAGGAGCTTGTATCCTGGGCGGTGAGGTTGCTTTAATTACCGGGATTCTGGTTGCGGAGAATCTGCGCAGTTCGTATGTGAAGAAGATGCATGAGCAACCCAAGCATTTGAAAACCTATAATACGAAAGCGGATAATTGGGAAAATGTGCGTAATGCCTGTATCGGTGGGGCTGCTGCTTTGTATGTGTACAATTTAGTAGATGCACTCGTAGCCAATGGACGTAAACGAAGTATCAGGCATAAACCAGCCCGCTTGGCGCTCTACCTTTCAGTGGGAGACTGCAATGGAATGACATTGGCAGTGCGGTTTTAA
- a CDS encoding SusC/RagA family TonB-linked outer membrane protein — MRKNWKLLIVCFLCVLCFLPYQVNAQAQPQKKITIEFSNERLPSVLKRLEKISGYKILFTYDDVKKYTVSGSAKDKSIEQVLDIILTSKPLEYHIEDQFVTISPKGPSKQAKVFNVKGVVISGDDNQPLIGATVLIKGSKSGVLTDIDGKFSIENVSNKSVLQFSYIGMKAQDLTPSPTMSVTLMPDVQTLSEVVVTGMQKMDKRLFTGATNQLTADNVKLDGLPDISRGLEGRAAGVSVQNVSGTFGTAPKIRVRGATSIYGSSKPLWVVDGVIMEDAIDVGPDDLSSGDAETLISSAIAGLNSDDIESFQILKDGSATSIYGARAMAGVIVVTTKKGKAGVSKISYTGEFTMRMIPSYKEFNIMNSQEQMGIYKEMELKGWLNNSDTYRAKDSGVYGRMYRLINQYNPTTGQFGLANTLEARNNYLREAEMRNTDWFDVLFSNNITQNHSVSITSGSEKSSFYASLSVMSDPGWYKQSEVKRYTANLNTSYNIYKNLSINLISSASYRKQKAPGTLSSEVNAASGEVTRQFDINPYSYALNTSRALDPAVDYTANYAPFNILQELDNNYMDLNVVDVKFQGELKWKIFSELELSALGAIRYQSSSQEHNIKDNSNQATAYRTGMDDATIRDKNDLLYTDPDNPYALPISVLPEGGIYQRKNYRMLGVDFRATASWNHLFAEKHITNLFAGMEANDLKRMQDYFQGWGMQYTMGETPSYVYEYFKKGIEGGNKYYALNHSTTRSVATFANATYSYDGRYTINGTFRYEGTNRMGKSRSARWLPTWNISGAWNMHEEKFFDTLNPVLAHFTLKASYSLTADRGPDYVTNSHAIITSYSPYRPFTSGQETGLYVSDPENSELTYEKKHELNIGADMGFLDNRINFAIDWYKRNNYDLIGITPTQGVGGTIYKYANIASMKSHGIEFTLSTKNIQTKKFTWNTDFIFSKAKNEITELNARSSVMDLVSGYGFARKDYPVRGLFSIPFVGLDINGIPQYDINGEITSTNIDFQTRDNIDYLKYEGPTDPTITGSLGNIFTYKGFKLNVFITYSFGNVVRLNPCFNYQYSDLSSMPREFKNRWTIGNEQKRTNIPTILSKRQFEDNRDLIYAYNAYNYSTERIAKGDFIRMKEISLSYDFPKAWIAPAKISNLSLKLQATNLFLIYADKKLNGQDPEFFNTGGVASPVPRQFTLTVRLGL; from the coding sequence ATGAGAAAAAATTGGAAGCTACTCATTGTGTGTTTTCTATGCGTATTATGCTTTTTACCTTATCAGGTAAATGCCCAAGCACAACCACAAAAGAAAATCACGATTGAATTTAGTAACGAACGGTTACCGTCCGTACTAAAACGTTTGGAAAAGATCTCCGGATACAAAATCCTCTTTACGTACGATGATGTCAAAAAGTACACAGTCTCGGGCTCCGCGAAGGATAAAAGCATTGAGCAAGTTCTTGATATTATCTTAACCAGCAAACCGTTGGAATATCACATCGAGGACCAATTTGTCACCATCAGCCCCAAAGGACCTTCCAAACAGGCAAAAGTATTCAATGTAAAAGGCGTAGTCATCTCCGGTGATGACAACCAGCCGCTCATCGGTGCGACAGTTCTCATCAAAGGGAGCAAATCCGGCGTATTGACAGATATAGACGGAAAGTTTTCGATAGAGAATGTATCGAACAAATCTGTACTGCAATTTTCCTATATAGGAATGAAAGCGCAAGACCTTACTCCTTCTCCTACGATGAGCGTTACATTGATGCCCGATGTACAAACGCTATCAGAGGTCGTGGTGACAGGTATGCAAAAGATGGACAAGCGCCTGTTTACGGGAGCGACTAACCAATTAACAGCGGACAATGTAAAACTCGACGGTTTGCCTGACATCAGCCGCGGCCTCGAAGGACGTGCGGCAGGCGTATCTGTACAGAATGTATCAGGAACATTCGGTACGGCACCGAAGATTCGTGTACGTGGAGCCACTTCTATTTACGGAAGTTCAAAACCGCTATGGGTTGTCGACGGCGTTATTATGGAAGATGCTATTGACGTGGGACCGGACGACCTGTCTTCCGGTGATGCAGAAACATTAATCAGCTCTGCTATTGCCGGATTGAACTCTGATGATATCGAAAGCTTCCAAATCCTAAAAGACGGTTCGGCAACTTCCATTTACGGCGCACGCGCCATGGCGGGAGTTATTGTGGTTACTACCAAAAAAGGAAAAGCGGGAGTTAGCAAGATTAGTTATACTGGAGAGTTTACAATGAGAATGATACCTAGTTATAAAGAATTCAATATCATGAATTCACAAGAACAGATGGGTATCTATAAAGAAATGGAATTAAAGGGTTGGCTAAATAACAGTGATACATACCGGGCGAAGGACAGCGGCGTTTATGGCCGTATGTATCGGTTGATCAATCAATACAATCCAACAACCGGACAATTTGGGCTTGCTAATACTTTAGAAGCACGCAATAATTATTTACGTGAGGCAGAAATGAGAAATACAGATTGGTTCGATGTTTTATTCTCCAACAACATTACACAAAATCATTCTGTAAGTATCACATCTGGAAGTGAAAAGTCTTCATTTTACGCGTCTTTAAGTGTTATGTCAGATCCCGGTTGGTACAAACAGAGTGAAGTAAAACGTTATACAGCCAATTTAAATACAAGTTACAATATATATAAAAACTTGTCAATCAACCTAATTTCCAGTGCATCATATCGTAAACAGAAAGCACCTGGAACATTAAGTTCGGAAGTTAATGCAGCAAGCGGGGAAGTTACGCGCCAATTCGATATCAACCCTTATTCATATGCCTTGAATACATCACGTGCCTTGGATCCGGCTGTGGACTATACAGCCAATTACGCTCCATTCAATATTCTTCAAGAGCTAGATAATAACTACATGGATTTGAATGTGGTTGACGTAAAATTTCAAGGAGAATTGAAATGGAAAATATTCTCAGAGCTGGAGCTGAGCGCATTAGGAGCAATCAGATATCAATCGTCTTCACAAGAACATAATATTAAAGATAATTCGAATCAGGCAACAGCTTATCGTACCGGTATGGATGATGCTACTATCCGCGATAAGAACGATCTGCTATACACCGACCCGGACAATCCATATGCATTACCCATCAGTGTATTACCGGAAGGGGGGATATACCAACGTAAGAATTATCGAATGTTAGGAGTTGATTTCCGTGCGACAGCCTCCTGGAATCATTTATTTGCAGAAAAGCACATAACCAACCTATTTGCTGGTATGGAAGCAAACGACCTAAAACGTATGCAGGACTACTTTCAAGGTTGGGGTATGCAATATACAATGGGAGAAACACCATCTTATGTATATGAATACTTCAAAAAAGGAATTGAAGGAGGAAACAAGTATTATGCGTTAAACCACTCTACTACCCGAAGTGTGGCAACTTTTGCTAATGCTACTTACTCTTACGACGGCCGCTATACGATAAACGGAACTTTCCGTTATGAAGGCACCAACCGTATGGGTAAAAGCCGCTCTGCCCGCTGGTTGCCAACATGGAATATATCAGGTGCATGGAATATGCATGAAGAGAAATTCTTTGATACATTGAATCCTGTCCTCGCTCATTTTACCCTTAAAGCTTCTTATTCGCTGACAGCAGACAGAGGACCGGACTATGTAACAAATTCACATGCCATTATTACCAGCTATTCTCCCTACCGCCCATTTACAAGTGGACAGGAGACAGGTCTCTATGTATCCGACCCCGAAAACAGTGAACTGACTTATGAAAAGAAGCATGAGTTGAATATTGGCGCAGATATGGGATTCCTGGATAATCGCATCAACTTTGCAATCGACTGGTATAAACGCAATAATTACGACCTAATCGGCATAACACCAACGCAAGGAGTAGGTGGTACAATCTATAAATATGCCAACATTGCTTCAATGAAATCGCATGGTATCGAATTTACTCTTTCGACTAAAAATATTCAAACTAAAAAATTCACGTGGAATACAGACTTCATATTCTCTAAAGCAAAGAACGAGATTACAGAGCTCAACGCTCGTTCCAGTGTCATGGACTTAGTCTCAGGGTATGGCTTTGCCCGAAAAGATTATCCGGTGCGCGGCTTATTCTCAATCCCATTTGTCGGGCTGGATATCAACGGTATTCCACAATATGATATCAACGGAGAAATAACCAGTACCAATATCGACTTCCAGACACGTGACAATATTGATTATTTAAAGTATGAAGGTCCCACTGACCCGACTATAACCGGTAGTTTGGGGAATATATTCACTTATAAAGGGTTTAAGTTGAATGTATTTATCACATACTCATTTGGAAATGTGGTACGTTTGAATCCATGTTTCAACTACCAATATAGTGATTTATCTTCCATGCCACGCGAGTTTAAAAACCGATGGACCATAGGAAACGAACAAAAACGTACTAACATACCTACAATACTGTCCAAGCGTCAGTTTGAAGACAATAGAGATTTAATTTATGCATATAACGCCTATAACTATTCGACAGAAAGAATCGCCAAAGGAGACTTTATCCGCATGAAAGAAATCTCTCTTTCTTACGATTTTCCTAAAGCATGGATCGCTCCGGCAAAGATTTCTAATTTATCCCTAAAACTGCAAGCAACAAACCTGTTTCTGATTTATGCGGATAAAAAGTTGAACGGACAAGATCCAGAGTTTTTCAATACGGGTGGCGTAGCTTCTCCGGTACCTCGTCAATTTACGTTAACAGTCAGATTAGGTCTTTAA
- a CDS encoding FecR family protein, producing MNEHTDNINNTEESVKKALDIMESPAEISDKQLQELLEDEECLQACRDIMDSSLFLQQKGGAELPDIEVELERFKKRKAASRMRSILWKTGIGIAAMIAILFGSYYFINTLTTPSVEPITVFTADTAPQHIILQKDNGEKIMLDEPVANNQIPNRATTAKSEKKELDYRQVISKTTQTHVLTVPRGESFKVVLCDGTEVWLNANSNFVYPTAFVGKERVVTLEGEAYFKVTKDPSRPFIVKTQTVQTRVLGTEFNIRSYSPEDTHVVLINGKVEVSNTQGGSYTRLYPGEDAHLQSDGNFVLTEVDLDSYVYWKDGYFYFDDVTLKDIMQSLGRWYNVNIEFRNKEAMGYKMHFVSDRSKELEHTISLLNRMKKVTVTLQGNTLTID from the coding sequence ATGAATGAACATACTGACAATATAAATAATACAGAAGAATCTGTAAAAAAGGCACTCGACATCATGGAGAGTCCGGCGGAAATAAGCGACAAGCAATTGCAAGAACTGCTTGAAGATGAAGAATGTCTGCAAGCTTGCCGTGATATAATGGACAGCAGCCTTTTCCTGCAACAAAAAGGCGGAGCGGAACTGCCGGACATAGAAGTGGAATTAGAACGTTTCAAAAAGAGGAAAGCCGCATCACGCATGCGTTCTATCTTGTGGAAGACCGGAATCGGCATTGCCGCCATGATTGCCATTCTCTTCGGAAGCTATTATTTCATAAATACCCTGACAACACCTTCTGTCGAACCTATTACAGTATTCACCGCTGATACCGCCCCCCAACATATCATTCTTCAGAAAGATAATGGAGAAAAGATCATGTTGGACGAACCGGTAGCAAACAATCAGATTCCGAATAGAGCGACAACTGCAAAATCTGAAAAGAAAGAATTAGATTACAGGCAAGTCATCTCGAAAACAACGCAGACGCATGTGCTTACCGTCCCTCGAGGTGAAAGTTTCAAGGTCGTATTGTGTGACGGAACAGAAGTATGGCTCAACGCCAACAGCAATTTTGTCTATCCCACAGCCTTTGTAGGTAAAGAACGTGTTGTCACTTTGGAAGGAGAAGCCTACTTTAAAGTGACCAAAGACCCAAGTCGCCCATTCATTGTAAAAACCCAAACTGTGCAAACCAGGGTTCTTGGCACTGAGTTCAATATCCGTAGTTATTCTCCCGAAGATACTCACGTAGTACTTATCAATGGAAAAGTGGAAGTCAGCAATACCCAAGGAGGCTCTTATACCAGGCTTTATCCGGGAGAAGACGCCCACCTGCAATCTGACGGCAACTTTGTACTCACCGAAGTGGATCTGGACTCTTATGTCTATTGGAAAGACGGTTATTTCTACTTTGACGACGTCACATTAAAAGATATTATGCAAAGCTTGGGACGCTGGTATAATGTAAATATCGAATTCAGAAATAAAGAAGCCATGGGCTATAAGATGCACTTCGTTTCTGATCGCTCCAAAGAGTTGGAACACACCATTTCATTACTTAACAGAATGAAAAAAGTAACGGTGACCTTGCAGGGCAACACGCTTACCATAGACTAA
- a CDS encoding NAD-dependent epimerase/dehydratase family protein, translated as MESILITGASGFIGSFIVEEALKRRFGVWAGIRSTSSKQYLKNRKIHFLELDFAHPNELRAQLSGHKGTYNKFDYIIHCAGVTKCFDKKAFDYVNYLQTKYFIDTLRELNMVPKQFIYISTLSVFGPVREKDYTPIEADDLPAPNTAYGFSKLKAELYIQSIPGFPYVIYRPTGVYGPRESDYFLMAKSIQKHADFSVGFRRQDLTFVYVKDIVQAIFLGMEKKVTRKAYFLTDGKVYKSSTFSRLIQKELGNPFVLHMKCPLIVLKVISLLAEFVATRSRKCSTLNSDKYKIMKQRNWQCDITPTINELGYAPEYDLERGVRETIAWYKNEGWL; from the coding sequence ATGGAGAGTATTTTAATTACGGGCGCAAGTGGTTTTATCGGGAGTTTCATCGTGGAGGAAGCGTTGAAACGAAGGTTTGGTGTGTGGGCGGGAATCCGCTCCACCAGTAGCAAGCAGTATCTGAAAAACCGGAAGATTCATTTTCTGGAACTGGACTTTGCACATCCCAACGAACTTCGTGCCCAACTCTCCGGACACAAAGGTACGTATAATAAGTTTGACTATATCATCCATTGTGCCGGTGTGACGAAATGTTTCGACAAAAAGGCTTTCGACTATGTGAATTATCTTCAGACAAAGTATTTTATTGATACGTTGAGGGAGCTGAATATGGTTCCGAAGCAATTCATATATATAAGTACGCTTAGTGTATTCGGCCCTGTGCGTGAGAAAGATTACACTCCGATAGAAGCGGATGACCTTCCTGCTCCTAATACTGCCTATGGCTTCAGCAAGTTGAAAGCCGAACTATATATTCAGAGTATTCCCGGATTCCCCTATGTCATTTATCGTCCTACGGGAGTGTATGGCCCTCGCGAGTCTGATTATTTCCTGATGGCGAAGTCCATTCAGAAGCATGCTGATTTCTCTGTTGGCTTTAGGCGGCAAGACTTGACTTTTGTCTATGTGAAAGATATTGTACAGGCTATTTTCTTAGGTATGGAGAAAAAAGTAACCCGGAAAGCGTATTTCCTGACAGATGGAAAGGTCTATAAAAGCAGCACTTTTTCTCGCCTGATACAAAAAGAATTAGGGAATCCATTTGTTCTTCACATGAAATGTCCATTAATTGTGCTAAAAGTTATATCTTTGCTCGCTGAATTCGTTGCTACGCGTTCCAGAAAGTGCAGCACATTGAATTCTGATAAATATAAGATAATGAAACAACGCAACTGGCAATGTGATATAACCCCCACAATCAATGAATTGGGATATGCACCCGAATATGATTTGGAGAGAGGTGTGCGTGAAACTATTGCCTGGTATAAAAATGAAGGATGGCTTTAG
- a CDS encoding RNA polymerase sigma-70 factor: MPQRYNKYKIKSILHFSIIICLFATRFIYYSTLLKHVEDKADFDFLFKEYYPQLYYYAFHLINNMEASKDIVSDAFEFIWTNYAKIDKATAKSYLYIYVRNKSIDFLRHQNTHEQYVQIYSELTKSYVETEYQEQDERMMHISKAMEKLTPHTRHILEECYIQRKKYQEVADELNISVSAVRKHIVKALQVIREECAKKS; encoded by the coding sequence ATGCCACAAAGATACAATAAATATAAAATAAAAAGCATTTTGCATTTCTCAATTATTATTTGTTTATTTGCAACTCGATTTATTTACTATTCAACACTTTTAAAGCACGTGGAAGATAAGGCAGACTTTGATTTTCTTTTTAAAGAGTACTATCCTCAACTTTATTATTACGCATTTCATCTGATTAATAATATGGAGGCTAGCAAAGATATCGTAAGCGATGCCTTCGAATTTATTTGGACCAATTACGCAAAAATAGATAAAGCCACAGCGAAATCTTATTTGTACATATATGTCCGTAATAAAAGCATTGATTTCCTACGCCATCAAAATACACACGAACAGTATGTACAAATCTACTCCGAACTGACTAAAAGTTATGTGGAAACGGAATATCAGGAACAGGATGAAAGGATGATGCACATCAGTAAAGCTATGGAGAAACTCACTCCGCACACGAGACATATTTTAGAAGAATGTTATATCCAGCGTAAAAAGTATCAGGAAGTAGCAGATGAATTGAACATCAGTGTCAGTGCGGTAAGAAAACACATTGTGAAAGCTCTGCAAGTAATACGTGAGGAATGTGCAAAAAAATCATAA
- a CDS encoding carboxypeptidase regulatory-like domain-containing protein gives MRTKLLNNLFLSGVLLISCGLFQNCAKDEIETTGIIYGIVNDSDNGEPVQDAHIMLSPYGKAANTGSDGSYEFPDLEPGQYIIQISRTGYKTNTKRITVVAGEKASGDMMLKRGISAIRLSTASLNFGSQSTSKTFTIQNISTSGKSILWGVSKASSANWLSVTPANGSTASAKESTIVVNIDRSRIKKDETTILLIDAEGESLSVEVSVSKNEDGEGDGSQPDGGSCGVITPWDMELKTEFVGCIRIGSTVEFRFNVTNVAEDVKLTFKSYEGIDNKGNKYDSSNSEFKVSNKTANILPFLFPRNVPIPGQVILKNVPSNVYSVARFQIVIEKKSEPWSVLNTELKFEDVKW, from the coding sequence ATGAGGACTAAATTACTAAATAACCTGTTTTTAAGTGGAGTTTTGCTGATTTCCTGCGGATTGTTTCAGAATTGTGCTAAAGATGAAATAGAAACGACAGGCATAATTTATGGAATTGTGAACGATTCAGACAATGGTGAGCCTGTGCAGGATGCACACATTATGCTTTCTCCTTACGGGAAAGCGGCGAATACAGGCAGCGATGGGAGTTATGAGTTTCCGGATTTAGAGCCGGGGCAGTATATCATCCAAATATCCAGAACGGGTTACAAGACGAATACTAAACGGATTACGGTGGTAGCCGGCGAGAAAGCGTCCGGCGATATGATGTTGAAGAGAGGAATTTCGGCAATCCGGTTAAGTACTGCTTCGCTTAACTTTGGCAGTCAATCAACGAGTAAAACATTTACCATACAGAATATCAGTACGTCCGGTAAGTCTATTTTATGGGGAGTGTCCAAAGCTTCTTCGGCAAATTGGCTGAGTGTGACTCCTGCAAATGGAAGTACGGCATCTGCCAAAGAAAGTACTATCGTGGTGAACATAGACCGTAGTCGGATTAAGAAAGACGAAACAACCATTCTTTTGATAGATGCGGAGGGTGAATCTCTTTCTGTTGAAGTTTCCGTGTCAAAGAATGAAGACGGAGAAGGTGATGGTAGCCAACCGGATGGAGGAAGTTGTGGGGTAATCACTCCCTGGGATATGGAATTAAAGACTGAGTTTGTGGGGTGTATCAGAATTGGAAGTACAGTTGAATTCCGGTTCAATGTGACGAATGTAGCTGAAGACGTGAAACTTACGTTTAAAAGTTATGAAGGGATTGATAACAAAGGGAATAAGTATGATTCCAGTAATAGTGAGTTTAAGGTGTCCAATAAGACGGCCAACATACTTCCGTTCTTGTTTCCCCGCAATGTGCCTATTCCAGGGCAAGTAATCCTGAAGAATGTACCTTCCAATGTGTACTCCGTGGCACGATTTCAGATTGTGATAGAGAAAAAATCGGAGCCTTGGTCGGTGCTGAATACGGAGTTGAAGTTTGAGGATGTAAAATGGTAA